In one Mycoplasmopsis canis PG 14 genomic region, the following are encoded:
- a CDS encoding MAG6790 family protein — protein MYKYKAKLLSNSEIIAKANTLEELEGLIKGFRRGQKHGVHTQGNEKIEIIHIERDHLRGEHHSKEVLIKVV, from the coding sequence ATGTACAAATACAAAGCTAAATTATTATCAAATAGCGAGATTATCGCAAAAGCTAACACTTTAGAAGAGTTAGAAGGATTAATAAAAGGATTCCGTCGTGGACAAAAACACGGTGTTCATACTCAAGGAAATGAAAAAATTGAAATTATTCATATCGAAAGAGATCACTTGAGAGGTGAGCATCACTCCAAAGAAGTATTAATTAAAGTTGTGTAA
- a CDS encoding acetate/propionate family kinase, with translation MKKVLVINAGSSSIKMSLFTKDNFDLIASGIAERITLSEGNLSIKFNDKKYEKVLPLPTHEEAVKEMYNLMVEINLLKSKEEIENIGFRIVQGADYIKSTSKIDDSVIEIIDKCSIYAPLHNPGALQSILGFKKVFPNARLSADFDTAFHTTIEKVNYTYAINKDLTKELNIKKFGAHGISHQFITEKLQEITNKQKVTFVNLHLGNGGSLCAIKDSKSIDTTMGLTPLAGIMMGTRSGDIDPSIHQFVMKSKNINIDEFTDLLNKKSGLLGVSGVSSDMRDIRKAAEEGNQDAIFALDLYAQKIADYTALYFNKVGGKIDAIVFTAGIGENVPLIREKIVNKLHFRNIKIDQNINLGPIAEYQLISTPDSEIPVYVIRTNEELVIARNSVNIYKK, from the coding sequence ATGAAAAAAGTTTTAGTAATCAATGCAGGAAGCAGCTCAATTAAAATGAGTCTATTTACAAAAGATAATTTTGATTTAATAGCAAGTGGAATTGCAGAAAGAATAACATTATCTGAAGGTAATCTAAGTATTAAATTTAATGATAAAAAATACGAAAAAGTATTGCCTTTACCAACGCATGAAGAAGCTGTGAAAGAAATGTATAATCTTATGGTTGAAATTAATTTATTGAAATCAAAAGAAGAAATCGAAAATATTGGATTTAGAATTGTTCAAGGTGCAGACTATATTAAATCAACCTCAAAAATTGACGATAGCGTTATAGAAATAATTGATAAATGTTCAATTTATGCCCCATTACACAATCCTGGAGCATTGCAATCTATTCTAGGTTTTAAGAAAGTATTTCCAAATGCTAGATTATCAGCTGACTTTGATACAGCTTTCCATACAACGATCGAAAAAGTAAATTATACATATGCAATTAATAAAGATTTAACTAAAGAACTAAATATTAAAAAGTTTGGTGCACACGGAATTAGTCATCAATTCATAACCGAAAAACTACAAGAAATTACCAATAAACAAAAAGTGACATTTGTAAATTTACACTTAGGAAACGGCGGAAGTCTATGCGCTATTAAAGATTCAAAATCAATTGATACAACAATGGGATTAACACCTCTTGCTGGTATAATGATGGGAACTAGAAGTGGAGATATTGATCCATCAATACACCAATTTGTTATGAAGTCTAAAAATATTAACATTGACGAATTTACAGACCTATTAAATAAAAAGAGTGGTTTATTAGGTGTATCAGGTGTATCTAGTGATATGAGAGATATAAGAAAAGCTGCTGAAGAAGGTAATCAAGATGCAATTTTTGCATTGGATCTTTATGCTCAAAAAATAGCTGATTATACTGCTCTTTATTTTAATAAAGTTGGCGGAAAGATTGACGCAATCGTTTTCACAGCAGGAATTGGAGAGAATGTTCCTTTAATAAGAGAAAAAATTGTAAATAAATTACATTTTAGAAACATTAAGATTGATCAAAATATAAATTTAGGCCCAATAGCTGAATATCAATTAATTTCGACTCCTGATAGTGAAATTCCTGTTTATGTTATTAGGACTAATGAGGAATTAGTTATTGCAAGAAATTCCGTAAATATTTATAAAAAGTAA
- a CDS encoding DAK2 domain-containing protein, whose amino-acid sequence MARKVFIDGLTFAKAMISGANALRNSKDRIDALNVFPVPDGDTGTNMSSTAISIVPKMLQVSKDATIADVSKTISTSMIYEARGNSGVILSQIFKGFSLGCEGKVDLDLNDFLNALKSAVDRAYKSVFKPVEGTILTVIRETTEQIVKEFEKADETSTSLKEVWGRLLEHCRRSCDETPNKLKTLREVGVTDSGGEGLYKIFWGINEFLNGRPVEITNATEDVSVFVSDMEVYEGEFGYCTEVLIDLSEPDKFDKESFIKKIEKKANSLVVVSDDNILKVHGHTLRPGEFLNIAQHYGEFIKIKSENMTLQANNSKANSEKFTEAQKQEDRVKCAVVSCNLGSGIIEKMKELGASYVVESGETQNPSAQDIINAIQSVNADNVFILPNSSNVILVAQQAAQVIQDKNVIVLPTKTQIQGLTAIINFSPDLDPDDNLEIMNDSIENVQTGEVTKAIRQTKLNGVEINNGDFLSIHNGKIIASSKTASQALKTLIKKMIKGSSEIVSIYYGDEGSLSIAEELSNYIDANYEIEIEINEGNQPNYHYLIGVE is encoded by the coding sequence ATGGCTAGAAAAGTATTTATAGATGGTTTAACCTTTGCTAAGGCAATGATTTCCGGTGCTAATGCATTAAGAAATTCCAAAGACAGGATTGATGCGTTAAATGTTTTCCCTGTTCCTGACGGAGATACAGGTACTAACATGTCATCAACAGCAATTTCAATAGTGCCAAAGATGTTACAAGTTAGCAAAGATGCTACAATAGCTGATGTTTCAAAAACAATATCAACTAGCATGATTTATGAAGCTAGAGGGAATTCCGGTGTTATTTTAAGTCAAATTTTTAAAGGATTTTCTTTGGGGTGTGAAGGTAAGGTTGATCTTGATTTAAATGATTTTTTAAATGCTTTAAAATCTGCTGTAGATAGAGCTTATAAATCAGTTTTTAAACCAGTTGAAGGAACAATTCTTACCGTTATTAGAGAAACTACTGAACAAATTGTTAAAGAATTTGAAAAAGCTGATGAAACATCAACTTCATTAAAGGAAGTTTGAGGTAGATTATTAGAACATTGCAGAAGAAGTTGTGATGAAACTCCTAATAAATTAAAAACTTTAAGAGAAGTTGGTGTAACAGATTCCGGTGGAGAAGGTTTATATAAAATCTTTTGAGGTATTAATGAATTCTTAAATGGAAGACCTGTTGAAATTACAAATGCAACAGAAGATGTTTCTGTATTTGTTAGTGATATGGAAGTTTATGAAGGAGAATTTGGTTATTGCACAGAAGTTTTAATAGATCTAAGTGAACCTGATAAATTTGATAAAGAGTCATTCATAAAAAAAATTGAAAAGAAAGCAAATTCTTTAGTTGTAGTTAGTGATGATAATATTTTAAAAGTTCATGGTCATACATTAAGACCTGGAGAATTCTTAAATATTGCACAACATTATGGAGAATTTATTAAGATAAAATCTGAAAATATGACATTACAAGCAAACAATTCGAAGGCTAATTCTGAAAAATTTACTGAAGCACAAAAGCAAGAAGATAGAGTTAAGTGTGCAGTAGTTTCATGTAATTTAGGTAGCGGAATCATTGAAAAGATGAAAGAACTTGGTGCTAGTTATGTTGTAGAATCAGGGGAGACTCAAAATCCATCTGCACAAGATATTATTAACGCTATACAATCTGTTAATGCTGATAATGTATTTATTTTACCTAATAGTTCAAATGTTATTTTGGTTGCGCAACAAGCTGCACAAGTAATTCAAGATAAGAATGTTATTGTTTTACCAACAAAAACTCAGATACAAGGACTTACAGCGATAATAAACTTCAGTCCTGACTTAGACCCTGATGATAATTTAGAAATAATGAACGATTCTATTGAAAATGTTCAAACTGGAGAAGTTACGAAAGCAATTAGGCAGACTAAGTTGAATGGTGTAGAAATTAATAATGGAGATTTCTTATCTATACATAACGGGAAAATAATTGCATCTTCAAAAACGGCTAGTCAAGCCCTAAAGACTTTGATTAAAAAAATGATTAAAGGTTCAAGTGAAATAGTAAGCATATACTACGGTGATGAAGGAAGTTTAAGTATAGCGGAGGAATTATCAAATTATATCGATGCTAACTATGAGATTGAAATTGAAATAAATGAAGGTAATCAACCTAATTACCATTATTTAATAGGGGTTGAATAA
- the recO gene encoding DNA repair protein RecO, which yields MSTRISKAIVLDIKLNDDSNHIVTFFTSDGVLRLLATGIHKINSKNKNNLHLGSIVEIEFFSARLKNKVGRLKTVNIEKIFDLTNVSKIYFFSRIKKLFLNIKEPNHLFELYLRVFDFINKEYYNKLLTFFYAQSLFYFGINPSYDSCRLCNSKSNLINFHLEKGGFICNRHGDEITHESIEYLNAIWASFHSFKKYLIITDFNLDYNIRAKYINIIKEAGYYI from the coding sequence ATGTCTACTAGAATATCAAAGGCTATTGTTTTGGATATTAAACTAAATGATGATAGCAATCATATTGTAACTTTTTTTACAAGTGATGGGGTTTTAAGACTTTTAGCAACAGGTATACATAAAATTAACTCTAAAAATAAGAATAATTTGCACTTGGGATCAATTGTTGAAATAGAGTTTTTTTCTGCGAGGCTAAAAAATAAAGTTGGTAGATTAAAAACCGTTAATATAGAAAAAATTTTTGATCTAACTAACGTTTCAAAAATTTATTTTTTTAGCAGAATCAAAAAATTATTTTTAAATATTAAAGAACCAAATCATCTTTTTGAGCTATATTTAAGAGTTTTTGATTTTATTAATAAAGAATACTACAACAAATTATTAACTTTTTTTTATGCACAAAGCTTGTTTTACTTCGGGATTAATCCTAGTTATGATTCATGTAGATTGTGTAACTCAAAAAGTAATTTAATTAATTTCCATTTAGAAAAAGGCGGTTTCATTTGCAATAGACATGGAGACGAAATCACTCATGAAAGTATAGAGTATTTAAATGCGATTTGAGCATCATTTCATAGTTTTAAAAAATATTTAATAATCACAGACTTTAACTTGGATTACAATATAAGAGCAAAATATATTAACATAATAAAAGAAGCCGGATATTATATCTAG
- a CDS encoding MYPU_1760 family metalloprotease gives MKFKKIVKSIGLFSLLSITSFASSCSIFNNLFDGISAISGPEIDDPERDKTPPFVVQPKPPIEQEKLTLNDILPITENELFLTDGLSEEEKKASLEKFNSVIRKDVNQIIEKTRDSDKKVFIEYQDTETGIIFRDFSYHTDENGNKRYLLGRLGLLMLIQEFKRKVPFGFEVRDLKSININDFAVINEKANGLYMPESRRMFINGSTFMEKGFSMYEIIGGMMPTIFHEYMHHWATTYAETGLIEDPKANVSDESARNIEKRSTTEIFYAPSTNQTNSDHAHGSRQFWNSYFASNFYKVLNFDVNKKAYIDKKSLSALGVYDKNKLLYNNLTLNDIWRLSNEFKTPDYLVGNPSPALEMGISPSGSFTVTKPRLKYSFSLTELVPREYTKYAFESYFSINDENQSYENEKHKKPTINWFGTRYFIKNKDGQEVRIFSPSGNAEDWSKTYLNNFDSHRRQYWFQDGVGNNPYDGTPKFNATVFPNSVFDISGFRYESEVKNYTILDRFGNPTPFYRTEVSTKELPQEKTKSRSVEFYKYFLETMGYGKTISQIYYENSFTSEDRKNVSIDRSKVSKIKFSGFIPNEVITNDGSKGKIDGIVLKNESGIYDWSKFEYSNIFNFFGHKNYDEGAKLYGLDSNNKFTVTDEREKQIKNRIYPKDAGYESNYLNYITNKFMEVKGKKVTVHFWRDKNNDNSATEDELVKIDVTLPTQRAVSSARSSNISDFKFKKFLVEKEKNENEVVIKEI, from the coding sequence ATGAAATTTAAGAAAATAGTTAAAAGTATTGGGTTATTTTCATTATTATCAATAACAAGTTTTGCATCATCATGTAGTATTTTTAATAATTTATTTGATGGAATTTCAGCAATATCAGGACCTGAAATTGATGATCCAGAAAGAGATAAAACCCCGCCTTTTGTTGTTCAACCTAAGCCTCCAATTGAGCAAGAAAAATTAACTCTAAATGATATTTTACCAATTACTGAAAATGAATTATTTTTAACTGATGGTCTATCAGAAGAAGAGAAAAAAGCATCATTAGAGAAATTTAATTCTGTCATAAGAAAAGATGTTAATCAAATTATAGAAAAAACAAGAGATAGTGATAAAAAGGTATTTATTGAATATCAAGACACGGAAACAGGTATTATATTTAGAGATTTTAGCTATCACACAGATGAAAATGGTAATAAAAGATATCTTTTAGGTAGATTAGGTCTTTTAATGCTTATTCAAGAGTTTAAAAGAAAAGTTCCGTTTGGCTTCGAAGTTAGAGATTTAAAGTCTATAAATATTAATGATTTTGCTGTAATAAATGAAAAAGCTAATGGACTTTATATGCCAGAAAGCAGAAGAATGTTTATAAATGGTTCTACATTTATGGAAAAAGGCTTTTCAATGTATGAAATAATTGGGGGTATGATGCCCACAATATTTCATGAATATATGCATCATTGAGCAACTACATACGCGGAAACAGGTTTAATTGAGGACCCTAAAGCAAACGTCAGTGATGAGTCTGCTAGAAATATAGAAAAAAGATCCACAACAGAAATTTTTTATGCTCCTTCAACAAATCAAACTAATTCTGATCATGCTCATGGATCACGTCAATTTTGAAATTCATATTTTGCCAGCAATTTTTATAAAGTTTTAAATTTTGACGTTAATAAAAAGGCTTACATCGATAAAAAATCACTATCCGCACTTGGTGTTTATGATAAAAATAAACTACTTTATAATAATTTAACTTTAAACGACATATGAAGGTTATCAAATGAATTTAAAACACCTGACTATTTAGTTGGAAATCCATCCCCAGCATTAGAAATGGGTATATCTCCAAGTGGATCATTTACCGTTACAAAACCAAGATTAAAGTACTCTTTTTCATTAACGGAATTAGTACCTAGAGAATATACTAAGTATGCTTTTGAATCTTATTTTTCAATTAATGATGAAAATCAATCATACGAGAATGAAAAACACAAGAAACCTACAATAAATTGATTCGGAACAAGGTATTTTATTAAAAATAAAGACGGTCAAGAAGTGCGTATTTTTTCACCTTCAGGTAACGCTGAAGATTGATCGAAAACTTATTTAAATAATTTTGATTCACACAGGAGACAATATTGATTCCAAGATGGAGTAGGAAATAACCCATATGATGGTACACCAAAATTCAATGCAACAGTCTTTCCGAATTCGGTTTTTGATATTAGCGGATTTAGATACGAGTCAGAAGTTAAGAATTACACTATTTTGGATAGATTTGGTAATCCTACCCCATTCTATAGAACGGAAGTTTCGACAAAAGAATTACCTCAAGAAAAAACAAAATCTAGATCAGTGGAATTTTATAAATATTTCCTAGAAACAATGGGTTATGGTAAAACGATAAGTCAAATATATTACGAAAATTCATTTACCTCTGAAGATAGAAAAAATGTTTCAATAGATAGAAGTAAAGTTTCAAAAATTAAGTTTTCAGGATTTATACCAAATGAAGTAATAACTAATGATGGATCAAAAGGAAAAATTGATGGGATAGTTTTAAAAAATGAGTCAGGAATTTACGATTGATCAAAATTTGAATATTCAAATATTTTTAATTTTTTTGGTCACAAAAACTATGATGAAGGTGCTAAATTATACGGACTAGATAGCAATAATAAATTTACAGTTACTGACGAAAGAGAAAAACAAATCAAAAATAGAATTTATCCAAAGGATGCTGGATACGAGTCTAATTATTTAAATTACATAACAAATAAATTTATGGAAGTTAAAGGTAAAAAAGTAACAGTTCACTTTTGACGGGACAAAAATAATGATAATTCAGCAACAGAAGATGAATTAGTTAAAATTGATGTTACATTACCAACACAAAGAGCAGTTTCATCAGCAAGATCTAGCAATATTTCTGACTTTAAATTCAAAAAATTCCTTGTTGAAAAAGAAAAAAATGAAAATGAAGTAGTTATAAAGGAAATTTAA
- a CDS encoding adenine phosphoribosyltransferase has product MDISKLIRDVKDFPKKGIIFKDISPLLANGEALNYTINKIVDNAKDADIIVGPDARGFLFGTPAAAFLKKPFIMVRKPHKLPGEVISMSYDLEYGSNILEIQKGFVKTGQKAVIVDDVLATGGTTKAIIKLLESQGVEVTKVIVLLELSELKGRELIGKNIEIISLVKV; this is encoded by the coding sequence ATGGATATAAGCAAATTAATAAGAGATGTAAAGGACTTTCCAAAAAAAGGAATAATTTTTAAGGATATTTCCCCTTTACTTGCTAATGGTGAGGCATTGAATTATACAATAAATAAAATTGTCGATAACGCAAAAGATGCGGATATTATAGTTGGTCCTGATGCAAGAGGATTCCTATTTGGGACTCCAGCAGCAGCTTTCTTGAAAAAACCCTTTATCATGGTAAGAAAACCTCATAAATTACCTGGAGAAGTTATTTCTATGTCATATGATTTAGAATATGGTTCTAATATTCTTGAAATTCAAAAAGGATTTGTTAAAACAGGACAAAAAGCAGTTATTGTTGATGATGTTTTAGCTACTGGAGGAACAACAAAGGCTATAATTAAACTCTTGGAATCACAAGGAGTTGAAGTTACAAAGGTAATAGTTTTATTAGAACTTTCAGAACTAAAGGGCAGAGAATTGATCGGTAAAAATATCGAAATTATTTCACTAGTTAAAGTATAA
- a CDS encoding MAG1430 family protein gives MKNKIIKFGFLILLTSFISASIIGGLVISKKNIDKKVVGTENNNNKLEEKKNNYIEKDEISQFKLETGKLDKKEVFASKYANNPTFIKSSFNTPRGDSSFWKNQLIFSRILQQNELNKDKLFGLNHPKNIILNKFTDKFKISFNSYANDLEGILYLKVTFTPKDSTKLSDQFEHIFSLNGFKKYNENDFSEGMFIKNININKENIKQFNNFNAFIDEYNKANSQGEEKKSEFINKMFSSFDSSPTASLDSKSINLEFDKANNKIIFKSILKALINASTEKDLNKIISKETSIEAKFEITYPSNNS, from the coding sequence ATGAAAAATAAAATAATCAAATTTGGTTTTCTTATTTTATTAACCTCATTCATATCTGCCTCAATTATTGGTGGATTGGTTATTTCTAAAAAGAATATCGACAAGAAGGTTGTAGGTACCGAAAATAACAATAATAAGTTAGAAGAAAAAAAGAATAATTATATTGAGAAAGATGAAATAAGTCAGTTCAAATTAGAAACTGGTAAATTAGATAAAAAAGAAGTATTTGCAAGTAAGTACGCAAATAACCCTACATTTATAAAATCTTCTTTTAATACACCACGTGGTGATTCATCTTTTTGAAAAAACCAATTAATTTTTTCTAGAATTTTGCAACAGAATGAGTTAAATAAAGACAAATTGTTTGGTCTAAATCATCCAAAAAATATTATTCTTAATAAATTCACTGATAAATTCAAAATTTCATTTAATTCTTACGCAAATGATCTTGAGGGAATTTTATACTTAAAGGTAACTTTTACTCCTAAAGATTCAACAAAGCTTAGTGATCAATTTGAGCATATTTTTAGTTTAAACGGATTTAAAAAATACAATGAAAACGATTTTAGCGAAGGAATGTTTATTAAAAATATAAATATAAATAAAGAAAATATTAAACAATTTAATAATTTTAATGCATTTATAGATGAATATAATAAAGCAAATAGTCAAGGAGAAGAGAAAAAAAGCGAATTTATAAATAAAATGTTTTCTTCTTTTGATTCTTCTCCAACCGCTTCTTTAGATTCAAAAAGTATCAATTTAGAGTTTGATAAAGCAAATAATAAAATTATATTTAAGTCAATATTAAAAGCGCTAATAAATGCTTCAACAGAAAAGGATTTGAACAAAATTATTTCTAAAGAAACTAGTATAGAAGCTAAATTTGAAATTACTTATCCTTCTAATAATTCTTAA
- a CDS encoding FMN-dependent NADH-azoreductase: MNEFHSSLNKPERIDLNDTEFGKLTLCKNTFPAYWGEVNSDKWINKLKEVDVLVLSSTMINFTVPSVVKNFIDGIAVADKTFSYKMSKDGNPVGLLNNLNVILITSQGGPQAEGTKSLQVQWLEQVFKFVGAKSINFIEINGTKMPNFAGVNPQEYAKTRLEEFENLMKKF; encoded by the coding sequence ATGAATGAATTTCATTCATCTTTAAACAAACCTGAAAGAATCGACTTAAATGATACAGAGTTTGGTAAATTAACATTATGCAAAAATACTTTTCCAGCTTACTGAGGTGAGGTTAATAGCGATAAGTGAATTAACAAATTAAAGGAAGTTGATGTTTTAGTTTTATCTTCAACAATGATTAACTTTACAGTTCCTTCAGTTGTTAAAAACTTTATTGATGGTATTGCTGTAGCTGATAAAACATTTTCATACAAAATGTCAAAAGATGGAAATCCAGTTGGTTTATTAAATAATCTTAATGTTATTTTAATAACCTCACAAGGTGGTCCTCAAGCAGAAGGTACTAAATCATTACAAGTACAATGATTAGAACAAGTATTCAAGTTTGTTGGTGCAAAATCAATTAATTTTATTGAAATTAATGGAACAAAAATGCCTAATTTTGCTGGCGTTAACCCTCAAGAATATGCAAAAACCCGTTTAGAAGAATTTGAAAACTTAATGAAAAAATTCTAA
- the coaD gene encoding pantetheine-phosphate adenylyltransferase, whose product MQKVKKAIYPGSFNPFHSGHKEVLKKALKIFDEIYILVAQNPDKEKNDIKQNIKNIKLQINELQNVFIIENHKNKLTADIAKEMNINFLIRSARNNADYSYEFQLASINKSINNKLETILIIPDNQFLKYSSTEIRKIKEKNV is encoded by the coding sequence ATGCAAAAGGTAAAAAAAGCAATTTATCCAGGATCTTTTAACCCTTTCCATTCAGGACACAAAGAGGTGTTAAAGAAAGCTCTAAAAATATTTGATGAGATATATATTCTTGTTGCTCAAAATCCGGATAAAGAGAAAAATGATATAAAACAAAACATTAAAAATATTAAGCTACAAATCAATGAATTACAAAATGTTTTCATAATTGAAAACCACAAAAATAAACTAACTGCAGACATAGCTAAAGAAATGAACATTAATTTTTTGATTAGATCAGCCAGAAATAATGCAGATTATAGTTACGAGTTTCAATTAGCTAGTATAAATAAAAGTATTAATAACAAACTTGAAACTATTTTAATTATTCCTGATAATCAATTTTTGAAATACTCATCAACCGAAATTAGAAAAATAAAGGAGAAAAATGTTTAA
- the yihA gene encoding ribosome biogenesis GTP-binding protein YihA/YsxC, with the protein MFKFVKSATNESNWYNHPNYEVAFWGRSNVGKSSLINSIVSNKKMARVSKTPGRTQLINYFENENGAVLVDLPGYGYARVSIEQSKKMMLMVENYLENRKNLKCLYLLIDSRHGVTKNDHIVIEYLLSIEIPFIIVYTKADKLKQKDRANLLKSIKQSQENYGFLKYFVVSSENFSGINELIININENFEGSENEK; encoded by the coding sequence ATGTTTAAATTTGTTAAATCAGCAACAAACGAATCCAATTGATACAACCACCCTAATTATGAGGTTGCATTTTGAGGGAGATCTAATGTTGGCAAGAGTAGCTTAATTAATTCTATTGTTTCTAATAAGAAAATGGCTAGAGTTTCAAAAACTCCAGGTAGAACTCAATTAATAAATTATTTCGAAAACGAGAACGGTGCTGTATTAGTTGACTTACCAGGTTACGGTTACGCAAGGGTTTCTATAGAGCAATCAAAAAAAATGATGTTAATGGTTGAAAACTATTTAGAAAATAGGAAAAATTTAAAATGCCTTTATCTTTTAATTGATTCTAGGCACGGCGTAACTAAAAATGATCACATAGTTATAGAATATTTACTTAGTATAGAAATTCCTTTTATTATTGTATATACAAAAGCAGATAAATTAAAACAAAAAGATAGAGCAAATTTATTGAAATCAATCAAACAATCTCAGGAAAACTATGGATTTTTAAAATATTTTGTCGTATCATCCGAAAATTTTTCGGGTATAAATGAGCTAATTATTAATATTAACGAGAATTTCGAAGGGAGCGAAAATGAAAAATAA
- a CDS encoding DUF402 domain-containing protein, translating to MEWDFSEIKVGKMINVQAYKHDGFLYRQWTNAKIIFHNKRHIVLSLKGTRVIETLKSRKGWSYKDDALWFIPKKAFYNTIVMFKVGLGKSYYTNLASAPIFEDNTIKFIDYDLDLKSYPTKELQIVDKEEFNENSKRYDYTPIMKSKILNEVKNIVDLYSTNEYFFNDGIIDYYLEIMHKDKLITDNKFEAYRSIKNNSLCEETDMINSLRNFNKTKKHYKN from the coding sequence ATGGAGTGAGATTTTAGTGAAATAAAAGTTGGTAAAATGATAAATGTTCAAGCATATAAACATGATGGCTTTTTATATCGTCAATGAACAAATGCAAAAATTATTTTCCATAACAAAAGACATATTGTTTTATCGTTAAAAGGCACGCGTGTTATAGAAACATTGAAAAGTCGAAAAGGTTGATCTTATAAAGATGATGCATTATGATTTATTCCTAAAAAAGCTTTTTATAATACGATAGTAATGTTTAAAGTGGGTCTTGGCAAATCTTATTATACTAATTTAGCATCTGCGCCTATTTTTGAGGATAATACAATTAAATTTATTGACTATGATTTGGATTTAAAAAGTTATCCTACGAAAGAATTACAGATTGTTGATAAAGAAGAGTTTAATGAAAATTCTAAAAGGTATGATTACACACCTATTATGAAATCTAAAATTCTCAATGAAGTAAAAAACATTGTTGATCTATATAGCACAAATGAATATTTTTTTAATGATGGAATAATTGATTATTATCTTGAAATTATGCACAAAGATAAATTAATCACAGACAATAAATTCGAAGCTTATAGAAGTATTAAAAATAATAGTTTATGTGAAGAAACGGATATGATTAACTCTTTGAGAAATTTTAATAAAACAAAAAAACATTATAAAAACTAA